The genomic DNA TGATTATAGGTACTACAATCGTAGAGTAATCAGTCAACACGCATTTTTATTGGTGTTGGTTTCCAATCGTAAACAGTTGTTGATGCTTCTGCTCTAATTTGTTGGGTTTCAATATTCCCTGCCATATCTGTGGCAACACAGAAGAACTCGTAATAGACTCCACGCTTTCCTACAATAGTTGTGTTTGTCTGTAGTGTACGGGTAAGTATCCGTTGATAGCCTTGGCCATCTGCAGCCATATACACATCAAATGATTCGATCTCTCCAATAGCATCGGTACCATTCCAAGAAACACTAAAGTTTGATGAATACATTAACGGAGGGAGGGCATTCATGGTACATTTTGGTATTGAACTATCAATAATCGTAATGGTGTTATTTGTTGTCATAGGATCAAAAACATCAAAGCGGATAGTTGCATTGTTAAGAATAGTTGCTCCAGAAACCAATCCTTGCTTTGGCTTAATCTGGTAGAAAACATGATCTGTTTTATTAATCCCCAAATAGATATTCTCGAGGAACCAGCGTAACGTATTGTTGTTTCTGTTCACGGTCCAGTTTTCCATGTAGGTCTCATTGATAAAGATCGTTTCATTACCAAAGGTAATATTTTTCTGTCGGGTTTTGTTTTGCAGGTACAAGAGAATGGTTTGTCCATCATTGATAGCATAAAAGGTTCCATTCCTTGCAACAACCTGAAGTGTTGAGAGGTTAAGTTTTTGATTGAGCTCGTCCAATAAGCCAACAGTTTTTGCTTCTGCAGTTCCTATATTCTCAAAATCAATAGTGTATAAGAGTGTCTGATTCGGCAACGCATATTTCTCTGGAAGTACGGTCTTTTGATTCGGGTCAAAAGATCCTGAAGTGTTCTGCTCATGTGATCCACACCCATCGAGATTTCCTCTCCACAGACATCTAGTCCAAAGGAAAATGCAGGTAGGTACAACGACGGTAACACACTTTAGATCTTTTTTTTGAATACATCCTATCATTCCTGCTTGTAAACAATCTTGGTATGTTTGCGAACAGGCTTCTGCTTCTTCAGGCGTAAGGCAAAACGTTCCCGTAACTTCCTCTCCTACGGGGAACGTAGGATCAACGTTTACTTTATAATAAATCAGGTACGAGCCTCCTGGTTGGAGGGGAGGAATTTCCCATTGGAGAAAGGTTTGATAGGAACTTTGATTAAAGAGGCTCTCGTTCTCTGGCAATGGCCATCCATCAGAGGTGTTAACAATTGTCTTTGGGTAAGGAGATGCATTCAGAAAAGTAAACCATGGCTCGAGTAATTCCGAACTATTGACTTTTGCTGTGGGGCTCACACCAATATTCTGTACCATAATAAAATAATCTGCATCTTGTCCAGGAACAGTCTGCGTTCCCACTTTTTCTACAGTAAACGTAGGGGGTGGAAGCTGTAAAAGCACTTCCATAACTAATTCTTTTTGTACCGTTTGATTTAATGCATCCTTCACCTGTACCGTAAAGGTAAAATTACCGACACCTGCAGGCGTGCCGTTCAACATTCCATTCGGATAAAAGCCCATACCCTGGGGAATGGTACCGTTAATTATTGACCAGAGCAGTGGCTCTTTTCCAAAAAGGGCCTCAAACTGAAAGACAACATACTGATCTATTTGAGCGAATAATGGTGATGCAGTAGAGATTTGGAATTGCTTACATTTTCCTGCTTGAGATGCATTAGCTATGGCACGAATCTCTTCATTACTTAACGCACGATCATAAATAGCGACTTCATCAATGACGCCATTGACATATCCAAGATTTTCAGCCTGTGCAATCGTTAATGGAGCATTAGCATTTGGCACTTCATAATCATGCATTTCCGATACGACCGGAAGACCATTGACAAAAACAGTCCAATTGTTTCCCATACGACGCATGGCTAAATGATACCATTCATTTAAGGTTGGACTAAAGGGAGCAAGAGCAAAAAATTGTGTTCCTGATACCCCACCATTGATGTGAAATTCCAAAACTCCTCCCCCTAAAGCAAAGAACCATTTACGCCGAAATCCAGAACCTTCATCATTACCAATAAAAATATGACTTGGATGGCCCATGCTTCCTCCACCAGGCTCAAAAGATTTCATCCATAACTCTATAGTAAAATTATTTCGACCAAAGTACCACAAGTCACTATCACCCACAGAGACGTAATCATTCCCTCCGTCAAACTGAAGCGCTTGACCAACCAATCCGGTAACATGTAAAGGTCCATTGACGAGGACACCTGAGTGAGAGCCAACAACATCGTCTGTTGTTGTACCATTTTGTTCATCAAAAGGCCACCACGCAACAATGCCTTCAGGAGAAGGTGTACAATTTGTTCCATTTACTCTCTGCATAGATGCACCATTAGGTGATTGG from Candidatus Woesearchaeota archaeon includes the following:
- a CDS encoding LamG domain-containing protein encodes the protein MRGAKAIVFSIGAFILAGVIMFSVAAQLQSPNGASMQRVNGTNCTPSPEGIVAWWPFDEQNGTTTDDVVGSHSGVLVNGPLHVTGLVGQALQFDGGNDYVSVGDSDLWYFGRNNFTIELWMKSFEPGGGSMGHPSHIFIGNDEGSGFRRKWFFALGGGVLEFHINGGVSGTQFFALAPFSPTLNEWYHLAMRRMGNNWTVFVNGLPVVSEMHDYEVPNANAPLTIAQAENLGYVNGVIDEVAIYDRALSNEEIRAIANASQAGKCKQFQISTASPLFAQIDQYVVFQFEALFGKEPLLWSIINGTIPQGMGFYPNGMLNGTPAGVGNFTFTVQVKDALNQTVQKELVMEVLLQLPPPTFTVEKVGTQTVPGQDADYFIMVQNIGVSPTAKVNSSELLEPWFTFLNASPYPKTIVNTSDGWPLPENESLFNQSSYQTFLQWEIPPLQPGGSYLIYYKVNVDPTFPVGEEVTGTFCLTPEEAEACSQTYQDCLQAGMIGCIQKKDLKCVTVVVPTCIFLWTRCLWRGNLDGCGSHEQNTSGSFDPNQKTVLPEKYALPNQTLLYTIDFENIGTAEAKTVGLLDELNQKLNLSTLQVVARNGTFYAINDGQTILLYLQNKTRQKNITFGNETIFINETYMENWTVNRNNNTLRWFLENIYLGINKTDHVFYQIKPKQGLVSGATILNNATIRFDVFDPMTTNNTITIIDSSIPKCTMNALPPLMYSSNFSVSWNGTDAIGEIESFDVYMAADGQGYQRILTRTLQTNTTIVGKRGVYYEFFCVATDMAGNIETQQIRAEASTTVYDWKPTPIKMRVD